The sequence TCGTGGAGCAACCAGGCCGACGACTGTGCGGCTGTGCCGCGGCGTGCTCAGTCCTTGTTCTCTGGGCCGTCCGCGGCTTCGTCGGCAGCGTCCTTGGTGTCCTCAGCGGCGCCCTTGGCGGCCTCCTTGGACTCCTGCGCGGCCTCGGTCACGGCGTCGCCGGCTTCGGCTGCAGCCTCTTTGGTGTCTTCGGCCACATCCTGGGCAGCGTGACCGGCGGAGTCCTTGACCTTGCCAGCCTGTTCGCCCACCTTCTCGGCGGCGTTCTTCACGGCTTCCTTGGTCTCCTCCGCCGCACCGGCTGCGGCGGCACCGGCCTGCTCCGCCACGTGCTTGGCCTTCTCCACCGGCGTCGCGGCGGGCGCGTCGTCCCAGTACTCCTCGGCCCACGGGTCTTCGGTGGGCTGGGTGCGCTTCCAGATCAAGACGCCGGCTCCGGCGACCGCTGCGCCTACCAGCACCCAGCCGATCGTCTTGCCGACCTTGGAGCCGCCCTTGGCCTTGGCCTCCTGCTTCTTCACCGCATCGGTGGCGGCGCTGAGCACGGAGTCCGCCCGGTCGGCGGCAGCATCCGCGCCGTCGGTAGCAGCCTTGGCGGCGTTCTCCATCGCCTCGACCACTCGCGGGATGACGGTGCCGGTGATCGTGTCGTGCGCAGCGTCTACTGCGCCACGGCTCTTCTCGGCGTACTCCGCCACCTTGGGCGCAGCGGTCTGCACACCGGTGCGCAGCGCCTTCTCCACCCGAGGGCTGGCCCAGTCCACAGCGGCGTCCACCTTCGGGGAGGCCCAGTCCCGGGCGGCATCCACCCGAGGCCCGGCCCACTCCAGGCTCTGATCGGCGAGCTGGCGTGCCGCCTTGCCGGCGTCCTCGGCCTGCTCACGGAGGCGCTCGGCGTTGATCTTGTCTTGACGCGACATCTAACTCCCCTAGCTCATGGACCGCGGGCGGGCCACGGTGGTCGGTGATAGTGAGGTTGCCCGCCCCTATCGTGCCACCCGTTCGGCCCTAGTGCATACGCCACCACTCAACGGGTGCGGTCCACCAGTGCTCCAGAAGTGCGAAGATGTGCTCATGGACGCGATTTTGCACACCTCCGCCGGCGACATCCGTGTCGAGCTGTTCCCGAACCACGCACCCAAGACGGTGCAGAACTTCACTGAGCTCGCGACCGGGGCGAGGGCCTGGACCGACCCCGCCTCCGGTGAGGAGAAGAACGAGCCGCTGTACAGCGGCACCATCTTCCACCGCGTGATCCCGAACTTCATGATCCAGGGCGGGGACCCGCTCGGCACGGGTCGAGGTGGCCCCGGGTACCAGTTCGACGACGAGATCCACCCCGAGCTGAACTTCAACGCCCCGCACGTGCTCGCGATGGCGAATGCGGGGATCCAGATGGGCCGCGGCACGAACGGCTCGCAGTTCTTCATCACCACGGCGAAGACCCCGTGGCTGCAGGGCAAGCACACCATCTTCGGTGCCGTGAAGGACCAGGCGAGTGCCGCCGTCGTGGACCAGATCGGCGCCACCTCCACCGATCCGCGCGATGACCGTCCGGTGGAGGACATCGTGATCACCTCGATCGAGATCGTGGACTGAGCAGCACTGCGCTGAGCTCATCCGGCGTCGATGACGAACTACCCCTCCGCTCCGCAGCCGAATGCGGGTACCGGCGCGCCCACCTGCGCGCGACACCCTGACCGGGTCTCCTATGTGAACTGCCAACGCTGCGGGCGCCCGGCCTGCCCGGAGTGTCAGCGGCCCGCCGCCGTCGGGGTGCACTGTGTGGACTGTGTCCGCGAGGCGAACCGGTCGGTGCGTCCGCAGCGCACAGTGCTCGGCGGGCGGGTGAGTGCCAGTTCCCGGCCGGTGGTGACGATGACCTTCATCGGCATCTGCGCGGTGATGTTCCTGGCCGACTATGTAGCGCCGGTGTACCAGCTGTTCGTGTTCTCCCCGGCGATCGGCGAGTATCAGCCCTGGCGGATGCTCACCTCGGCCTTCCTGCACGCCGGCTGGCTGCATCTGCTGGTGAACATGTACGCGCTGTGGATCGTCGGCCCGTTCCTGGAGCAGATGCTCGGACGGTGGCGGTTCGTGGCGCTCTGGCTGCTCAGTGCGCTCGGTGGTTCGGTGGCGGTCGTGCTGCTCACCGATCCGGACTACTGGACCACTCCGGTGGTGGGTGCTTCCGGTGCCGTCTTCGGAATGTTTGCCGCGATCGCGGTGGTGCTACGGCGTACCGGGCGCGATGCGCGGCAGATCCTCGTGGTGATCGCGATCAACGTGGTGTTCTCGCTGATCGTCGCGCGGATCTCCTGGCAGGGGCACCTGGGCGGGCTCATGGTCGGCGCCGCACTGGGCTTCCTGTTCGCCTACCTGCCGACGGAACGCCGCACCACAGGTGCGGTGGTGGGGGTGTCGGGCACCGCCGTCGTGCTGGTGGGCCTGACTTTGCTCGCCTACGCCTGACTTTGCTCGCCTACGCCTGACGCTGCTCGCCTACGTCCGGCCCTGCTCGCCTCACTCCATCGGATTCCGTGGTGCGGGGGGCCGCGGACCCCAGGGTCATGTGCGGTTGTGCGAGCCGATCGGCGCAGGAAAGTGCCGGCCGGCCGGGCCACGAGGAGCGGATCCCGACCGGCCGGCGGACCCGGCTGAGGAAGCCGGGGGCTCAGGCCGTGGCGCGGACCTCGATCTGGGTCTTCCACGGGTCCTCGAAGCGGATGGCACTGTCCTCGGTACGGACCGGCACGCCGGCGGTGGTCAGGCGCCCGGTGAGCGCCTCCAGATCGTCGCCGTTCGGCAATTCGATGGTGAGCTGACCCAACCCGAGCGAGGCGGCCCGCGGTCCGGCGCCGGCGCTGTGCCATGTGTTCATGCCGATGTGGTGGTGGTATCCGCCAGCGGCCACGAACAGCGCCTGGCTACCGAACCGGTTCATCACGTCGAACCCCAGGGTGTCGACATAGAACGCTTCCGCGGTGGCGATGCTGCCGACCTGCAGGTGCACGTGACCGATCTCGGCCTGGGGTGCCGGTGAGTCGGCACTGCGATTGCGGTCCAGGTGGCGGAGCACGAACTGGTTCGGGTCCAGCGGGAGCGAGGACATCTCGACGCCGCCGCCCGCTGTGCGTGTCCACTGCTGGCGGGGCCGGTCCACGTACAGCTCCACCCCGTTGCCCTCAGGGTCGTCGAAGTAGAACGCTTCGGAGACGAGGTGGTCGGCCGCTCCGGTATAGCTCCGGGGGGCGTAGCCGGCCATCTGGTTGACGGAAGCGGCCAGCCCGGCCTGATCAGCGAACAGGATGGCGGTGTGGTAGAGCCCGGCGCTGCCGCGGTCGAACTGGGGAAGGTGGGTGCGCTGCTCGAGCCGCATGATCGGGGTACTGCCGCGGCCGAGCGTGGCGGTGCCGTTTGCCATGCTGATGAGGTCGAGGCCGACGCCGTCGGTGTAGTAGGCGACCATCGTGTCCAGGTCACCCGCCAGCAGGTCGACGACACCCATCGCCGTGTCCTGGGCTAGAGCGTCGCGCTGAGTGAGCGGTGCGGTCATGGTCGTGCCCTCCTCGGTTAGTTGATGCTTCAACTACTATAGCGCGGGTCGGCCGCTCTGACCAGGGGGCGGATGGTGATCGCCGCCACTCTCGGCCGTGCGCCCGGGCCAGGGAGAGAACTACATGGCTGTAGTTCTCCACAGGGATATCCACCGACGGTGGACAACGCTCACCCCGGCGGCGGACCGCGGGGCATCTGGCTGTGGATAGCTGCTGCGTCGGGGTGACACCCGTGTAGTTCTCCACAGCCTTGTCCCCACCTGGGGAGTCACATCGGTGTCATTCTCCCCAGCTGTGGATGTAGCTGTGGATAACTCGGCAGTGGGTCCCGGCGCATGGCGGGCGGGAGAGCCCTGGTCACGGCTGGGTGTTCAGCGGCGAGACGCCTGTTGTGGCGGGTGTTGGGCGCTAGAACCCAGCACAACTGCCAGATCGGTGCGGCGCCGCGCGCTGGAACCCGGCACAACGGCGCGGCGTCGGGCGCATGTGGGTGGGGCGTCGGGGGCGAGGTGGACGCGCGCCGTGGGTGGAACCGCGGTGCAGCGCGCGCACGGGTGGAGCAGGGTGTGCGGCGTCAGCGCCAGCGCATGGTCATGACGAACCCGATCATCATGACACCGAACCCGATGGCCAGGTTCCAGTTGCCGAAGCCGGGAATCGGCCCGGCGGACTGCATCAGATAGGTAGTCACCACCCAGACGAGGCCGATGAT is a genomic window of Ruania zhangjianzhongii containing:
- a CDS encoding peptidylprolyl isomerase; protein product: MDAILHTSAGDIRVELFPNHAPKTVQNFTELATGARAWTDPASGEEKNEPLYSGTIFHRVIPNFMIQGGDPLGTGRGGPGYQFDDEIHPELNFNAPHVLAMANAGIQMGRGTNGSQFFITTAKTPWLQGKHTIFGAVKDQASAAVVDQIGATSTDPRDDRPVEDIVITSIEIVD
- a CDS encoding rhomboid family intramembrane serine protease, with the protein product MTNYPSAPQPNAGTGAPTCARHPDRVSYVNCQRCGRPACPECQRPAAVGVHCVDCVREANRSVRPQRTVLGGRVSASSRPVVTMTFIGICAVMFLADYVAPVYQLFVFSPAIGEYQPWRMLTSAFLHAGWLHLLVNMYALWIVGPFLEQMLGRWRFVALWLLSALGGSVAVVLLTDPDYWTTPVVGASGAVFGMFAAIAVVLRRTGRDARQILVVIAINVVFSLIVARISWQGHLGGLMVGAALGFLFAYLPTERRTTGAVVGVSGTAVVLVGLTLLAYA
- a CDS encoding VOC family protein, yielding MTAPLTQRDALAQDTAMGVVDLLAGDLDTMVAYYTDGVGLDLISMANGTATLGRGSTPIMRLEQRTHLPQFDRGSAGLYHTAILFADQAGLAASVNQMAGYAPRSYTGAADHLVSEAFYFDDPEGNGVELYVDRPRQQWTRTAGGGVEMSSLPLDPNQFVLRHLDRNRSADSPAPQAEIGHVHLQVGSIATAEAFYVDTLGFDVMNRFGSQALFVAAGGYHHHIGMNTWHSAGAGPRAASLGLGQLTIELPNGDDLEALTGRLTTAGVPVRTEDSAIRFEDPWKTQIEVRATA
- a CDS encoding cell division protein CrgA, translating into MPESKRRKKPAYTPPPAPSGPKQNPRWWAPTMVTLMIIGLVWVVTTYLMQSAGPIPGFGNWNLAIGFGVMMIGFVMTMRWR